A region from the Desulfomarina profundi genome encodes:
- a CDS encoding ABC transporter permease, whose translation MNVIALSAWDLGMAAALVCLLSLLSLLLSLGLERKIIFFGCRMTVQLLIIGFILRFLFADARFPIIMLMSMVMLFAAGREVAARQKRRMKGWKGYGIGIGAMFVSSFSVAFLALLVIIGVKPWYTPQYAIPLLGMLLGNTMTGIALALDRLTDQFHRERNVVEQRLLLGQTWKEASSDIRRDCMRTGMVPIINSMAAAGLVSLPGMMTGQILGGTPPVEAVKYQILIMFLIAAGTGFGVISAIWMSGHYLFDKRHRLCLDRLTGFGSENGQGRFD comes from the coding sequence TGGTCTGTCTGTTGTCTCTTCTCAGCCTGCTCCTCAGCCTCGGCCTGGAAAGGAAAATCATCTTTTTTGGCTGCCGCATGACGGTCCAGCTCCTGATTATCGGGTTTATCCTGCGTTTTCTCTTTGCCGACGCCCGGTTTCCCATCATCATGCTGATGTCCATGGTCATGCTGTTTGCGGCCGGCCGCGAGGTTGCTGCCCGCCAGAAGAGACGAATGAAGGGCTGGAAAGGATATGGAATCGGCATCGGAGCCATGTTTGTCTCCTCCTTTTCAGTTGCCTTTCTCGCCCTCCTGGTAATAATAGGTGTGAAGCCCTGGTACACTCCCCAGTATGCAATCCCTCTGCTCGGTATGCTGCTTGGCAATACAATGACAGGTATCGCTCTTGCCCTTGATCGGCTGACGGATCAGTTTCACAGAGAGAGAAATGTCGTGGAACAGAGGTTGCTTCTCGGCCAGACCTGGAAGGAGGCTTCCAGCGATATTCGCAGGGACTGCATGCGCACCGGTATGGTACCGATCATCAATTCCATGGCGGCTGCCGGGCTGGTCAGTCTGCCGGGTATGATGACGGGGCAGATCCTGGGAGGAACCCCGCCGGTGGAGGCGGTAAAATACCAGATTCTGATCATGTTTCTGATTGCCGCCGGAACCGGTTTCGGTGTCATCAGTGCCATCTGGATGTCGGGTCATTATCTTTTTGACAAACGCCATCGCCTCTGTCTCGACAGGCTGACCGGGTTCGGCAGCGAGAACGGACAGGGACGTTTTGATTAA
- a CDS encoding FAD-dependent oxidoreductase — MGKKVLIIGGVAAGPKAACRIKRLLADAEVTMVDQDNLISYGGCGIPYYVSGDVSDEKELRSTSYHMLRDKKYFEKAKGVTTLTSTRALSINRGEKTVTVENLKNGEKQDLPYDVLLLATGSRPFTLPIPGNDADGVFTVSDIHKAVEIKERIARGKVEKAVVIGGGAIGIEMAEAFADLWGVETAIVEFMDQLLPRIVSRTLSTILEKHLRDNNVDVFLGEAAEEIVTEDGKVVGVRTAKRNLEADIVIMAVGVRPRSELAREAGLHVSDGGAIVVNERLQTSDPDIYGAGDCIEIPHLVSGRKFFAPFGSMANKQGRVAADNMAGQVSIFKGGVGSFILKAFEMSIGSTGLSLETALAEGFDAEVSLTSPADRAHFYPTQSIMCLEMIFDRKTRRVLGFQGVGSTSDGLLARLDAAAVALCGNAVIDDFSNMEMAYSPPFSSAIDPINAAAYVADNLCEGRMRQITMDSFYAFMADRSLEPDWLVLDVRHVKQATPLVEKFGESLWISLPYDEIRERYNELPTDKTLIIFCNAGTRSFEIQVFLDAMGLTNNLVLPGGYNVIKRMGADWLPES, encoded by the coding sequence ATGGGAAAAAAAGTTCTAATAATAGGTGGTGTTGCGGCTGGACCAAAGGCAGCCTGCAGGATAAAACGGCTGCTGGCCGATGCGGAAGTGACCATGGTCGATCAGGATAATCTGATCTCCTATGGAGGGTGTGGGATTCCCTATTATGTCTCCGGAGATGTCTCCGATGAAAAGGAGCTGCGGTCGACAAGTTATCATATGCTCAGGGACAAAAAGTATTTTGAGAAGGCCAAGGGTGTGACGACCCTGACCTCCACCCGGGCTCTCTCCATTAACCGCGGGGAGAAGACAGTCACGGTCGAGAACCTGAAAAATGGTGAAAAGCAGGATCTTCCCTATGATGTCCTCTTGCTGGCAACGGGCAGTCGCCCGTTTACCCTGCCAATTCCCGGCAATGATGCCGATGGGGTTTTTACAGTCAGTGATATCCATAAAGCGGTGGAGATCAAGGAGAGAATTGCCAGGGGAAAGGTGGAAAAAGCAGTGGTCATCGGCGGTGGTGCCATTGGTATTGAAATGGCCGAGGCCTTTGCAGATCTCTGGGGCGTGGAAACAGCCATAGTTGAATTTATGGATCAGCTTCTGCCCCGAATAGTCAGCCGGACTCTCTCCACGATCCTTGAAAAACATCTGAGGGATAACAATGTGGATGTTTTTCTCGGTGAAGCAGCAGAGGAAATAGTGACGGAGGATGGCAAGGTTGTGGGAGTCAGGACTGCCAAGAGAAACCTTGAGGCTGATATTGTTATTATGGCAGTGGGTGTCCGGCCGAGGTCGGAGCTGGCCAGGGAAGCGGGGCTCCATGTTTCAGACGGCGGTGCCATTGTGGTCAACGAGAGACTGCAGACCTCCGACCCTGATATTTACGGGGCTGGAGACTGCATAGAAATCCCCCATCTCGTTTCCGGAAGGAAATTTTTCGCCCCGTTCGGGTCCATGGCAAACAAGCAGGGCAGGGTAGCTGCCGACAATATGGCAGGGCAGGTCTCCATCTTTAAAGGTGGTGTGGGGTCTTTCATTCTCAAGGCCTTTGAAATGTCCATCGGTTCCACCGGTCTGAGCTTGGAGACGGCTCTGGCGGAGGGCTTTGACGCCGAGGTGTCGCTGACATCTCCAGCGGACCGGGCCCATTTTTACCCCACCCAGTCCATCATGTGCCTGGAGATGATTTTTGATCGAAAAACCAGGCGTGTTCTCGGGTTCCAGGGGGTCGGCTCTACCAGCGACGGTCTGCTGGCCCGGCTGGATGCGGCGGCAGTGGCCCTGTGCGGTAATGCGGTAATAGACGACTTCAGTAATATGGAAATGGCCTATTCCCCTCCTTTTTCCAGTGCCATTGATCCGATCAACGCCGCTGCCTACGTGGCGGATAATCTCTGCGAAGGTCGGATGAGACAGATTACCATGGACTCGTTCTATGCCTTCATGGCAGATCGTTCCCTGGAGCCGGACTGGCTGGTTCTTGATGTCCGTCATGTCAAACAGGCCACTCCTCTTGTGGAAAAATTCGGTGAGTCCCTGTGGATTTCATTGCCCTACGATGAGATCCGCGAGCGCTACAATGAACTGCCAACCGACAAGACCTTGATCATTTTCTGTAACGCTGGAACGCGCTCTTTTGAGATCCAGGTTTTTCTCGATGCCATGGGACTGACCAACAACTTGGTCCTGCCCGGCGGTTACAATGTGATAAAACGCATGGGAGCAGACTGGTTACCGGAGAGCTAG
- a CDS encoding rhodanese-like domain-containing protein: protein MKTKNSFPFFFFCILLSLSIPLSAAAATSIEQIRQNVVKLWKPIKQNQPHVNAVEFKKIMDRGQDFVLLDVRTEKEYNAAHLPGAIHINRGLIEWIVPNRIQDPGARIYVYCRTGARSAFATHRLTEMGYTNVTNISDAFRGWVVAGYPVYNRHGEFTLKPEAFEKKDPYIDEE from the coding sequence TTGAAGACAAAAAACTCTTTTCCCTTCTTTTTTTTCTGTATCCTGTTATCCCTTTCCATTCCTCTTTCCGCTGCAGCCGCGACAAGCATTGAACAGATCAGGCAAAATGTAGTAAAATTGTGGAAACCAATCAAACAGAACCAGCCCCATGTCAATGCCGTCGAGTTTAAAAAGATCATGGACAGGGGGCAGGATTTTGTCCTTCTCGATGTTCGCACCGAAAAGGAATACAATGCTGCCCACCTTCCCGGAGCAATTCATATCAACCGGGGGTTGATTGAATGGATAGTTCCCAACAGAATCCAGGATCCGGGTGCGCGAATTTATGTTTACTGCAGGACAGGGGCCCGCTCGGCTTTTGCAACCCACCGACTTACCGAAATGGGTTACACGAATGTCACCAATATATCTGATGCTTTCAGGGGATGGGTTGTTGCCGGATATCCGGTATACAACAGGCATGGCGAGTTCACCTTGAAACCTGAAGCTTTTGAGAAAAAAGATCCCTATATTGATGAAGAGTAG
- a CDS encoding metallophosphoesterase family protein, which yields MPAADKDTIRALDKGCLPLTGSAKTVFQPVRFGVIADCHVDTSEKGIEYLEWAIKKLNQTEELNFVVFNGDLLRDGEVENARAVREVLGSLKTEVCVLRGNHDFRPADPEKRKTGTRYLEPDDFISFFTGFGYDGLKTPFYAKQVAPGLRLLALDGCLPHEREKWGGILPAEQLDWLDTQLSSHADQVNLVFIHHGLIHWIPTDREDETKKWYRIDNARDVQTVLEKNRRATPIAISGHRHIGLHYCELRGVNYFTVPPLLSPAPRYTIFTVTPEQISWESCGLARISHQFR from the coding sequence ATGCCAGCTGCCGATAAGGACACCATTCGGGCCCTGGACAAGGGTTGCCTGCCACTGACAGGTTCAGCAAAAACAGTCTTTCAGCCGGTCAGGTTTGGCGTGATCGCTGATTGTCATGTGGATACCAGTGAAAAAGGCATTGAATACCTTGAATGGGCGATTAAAAAACTGAATCAGACCGAAGAACTGAACTTTGTCGTGTTCAATGGTGATCTTCTTCGGGACGGTGAAGTTGAAAATGCAAGAGCTGTTCGAGAAGTTCTGGGCAGTCTGAAAACTGAAGTCTGCGTTCTCAGGGGCAACCATGATTTTCGGCCTGCTGATCCTGAAAAGAGAAAAACAGGAACCCGTTACCTGGAGCCTGATGATTTTATCAGTTTTTTCACAGGATTTGGTTATGACGGGTTGAAAACCCCTTTTTACGCAAAACAAGTGGCGCCGGGCCTGCGCCTGCTGGCGCTGGATGGTTGTCTGCCCCATGAAAGAGAGAAATGGGGCGGCATCCTGCCGGCAGAGCAGCTCGACTGGCTCGACACCCAGCTCTCCTCCCACGCCGACCAGGTGAACCTGGTATTTATACATCACGGCCTGATCCACTGGATTCCCACAGACCGTGAAGACGAGACAAAAAAATGGTACCGTATCGATAATGCCAGAGATGTGCAAACGGTGCTGGAAAAAAATAGAAGGGCCACGCCGATCGCCATTTCCGGCCACCGGCATATTGGCCTCCATTACTGCGAACTCAGGGGAGTCAATTATTTCACCGTTCCACCGCTTCTTTCTCCTGCCCCTCGATATACCATATTCACCGTAACACCCGAACAGATTTCCTGGGAGAGCTGCGGGTTAGCCCGCATTTCTCATCAGTTCAGGTGA